DNA sequence from the Chitinophaga flava genome:
ATCATCATAAAATATCCGCCCGGCACATGTCTTACCTTGTAAGACACAACACCACCTCCGGAAGGATAGGAGCCGTTCAGCTTCAGCTGACGGGCCAGCTTGCTCACGTCTTCATCGGAAACAGCCTGTGTTTTCTTACGCAGTGACATAAACGCTGAAAAAATCAGCACACTGCCGAAAATGATAGCCACCACATTGGTGGGGATAAAGACCGCTATCAGCGCCCCTATCACCGCGCCGGTAGTAGTAGCTATTTCCAGGAACATGCCCAGTCTGATGTTGGTAATCCCTTCCTTTACATAAGCGGAGGCAGAGCCGGAAGAGGTGGCAATGGAGGCAATCAGCGCCGTTCCAATAGCGTAACGGATGTCAACGTGGAAGACCAGGGTCAGCAGCGGAATGATTACCACACCGCCTCCTAGCCCGGTGAGCGATCCCAATAGCCCAGCCAGAAAGGCCCCGGCAAGCAGGATCAATGTAAATGATAAAATCGTCATAAGATGGTCTGGTTGGTTTAGATCAGCAATTACAGGCAATAAAAAAACAGCCCTAATGGCCAATGTTACAAAAGTAAGCAGAATATGATTCCCACAATCCGCAATCTATAAGTAACTTGCAGTCGTATACTTAATTGTTTTTTATGATAAAGGTGGGTGAGTACAACCTGTTGAGGGTTAAAAAAGAAGCTGATTTTGGCGTGTATCTGGAAGGGGTAGACCAGGAAATACTACTACCCACACGGTTTGTGCCTGATGGCACCAAAATAGGTGACGAACTGGAAGTGTTCCTGTATCACGATTCCGAAAACAGACTGATCGCCACTACCCAGAAACCTTACGGCATCGCCGGTGATATCGTAACACTGAAAGCGGTCAGCGCCACCAGGCAAGGGGCCTTCCTCGACTGGGGCCTCATGAAAGACCTGTTCGTGCCCCAATCACAGCAACTGACCCGTATGGTACCCGGACAGGAATATCTCGTTAAAATATACATCGACGAGATGACCGGCCGTGTGGCTGCCACCGAGAAATTTGACCGACTCCTTAGCAACGAAAACATCAGCGTGAAGGAAATGGACCAGGTAGACCTCATCATATACCGACGCACAGACATCGGTTATGTGGTGATCATCAACAACCAGCATACTGGTATCCTCCATCACAATGAGCTCTTCCGCAGCGTGGAAATAGGCGACAAACTCAAAGGCTTCATCCGCCAGATAAAAGATGATAAAATCGATGTAATACTGGGCCAGCCCGGCTATAAACGCGTGGAAGATGAAGGGGAAAAAATCCTTCGCCTCCTCCACGAAAACAGTGGCTACCTGCCTTACCACGATAAATCCACTCCTGAAGAAATACAGGAGTTCTTCGGGATGAGCAAAAAGACCTTCAAAATGACAATTGGAAATCTTTATAAACAAAGAAAGATCATCTTCACACAAACAGGCTTCAAAGAAGCCTGATGATTTTCCACAAAAACACAAAGCAGCAAAGATGAATATGATATCCTCTTTGCTGCTTTGCGTTTTTACAGGACTACCTTATCACCGGAAAACTGATCAGAAAGCTGGTACCTACGCCCAGCTTACTTTCCACGTTCACGGTCCCTTTGTGATTGAGGATAATATTCTGAGTGGCTGTCAGCCCCAGGCCCGTACCTTTTGTTTTGCTGGTAAAGAAAGGCTCAAATAGTTTGGCCAGATTTTCCGGCGGAATACCACTACCGGTATCGATTATACGAACAAAAACCCGATCGGATTCATACCAGGAATCGATGGTCAGGGTTCCATCTCCCGCCTTCATGGCTTCTATCCCATTGATAATAATATTCAGCAGTGCGATGATCAGTTTGTCTTCATCGGCCATAATCATCCTGTCGGGTTCCTCCAGCCGTTTGATGACCAGGATATTATTCAGCTGCAACCTGTCTGCAGCCAGCTGCATTGTTTTTTCTATCAGCACGTTCAGCCCCTGCGGCAGCATATTTAGTTCCGACATACGCGTTGACTCCAGCAACTCCGTTACCAGCTGATTGATACGGTGGCAATTGCGCTCCATAATATCGAGGTACAGATGACCATCAGGGGTATCGGTCAGTTCAGCCGTTTTTAGTTCAGATACGGCCAGTAATATGTTAGTAAGCGGATTACGCACTTCATGGGCCACCAGCCTGGCAATACGGCCGGTGATGGCAAACTTTTCATGTTGCTGTTTCTCCTGCTCCTTTCTTTTCCTCTCCGTAACATCCTGTATGATACAGAGATACAGTTGCTTTTTCTCATCGAGCAAGGAAGCGTTGACTATAACATCCAGCAATTGCCCCTGATGAGTACGGAACACATATTCCTGTTGCACAACTCCTTTATCGCTGCACAACTGCGCTATAAAAGCCTTTATCTGATCTTCATTGGCAAACAGGTTGCTGAGATAGTGATTATACAGGGTTACTTCCTCATAGCGGAGCAGATGCATAGCCGCCGGATTGGCCGCTACGATCTTATGTTCGCTGTCGGCCAGCAGGATAGCATCATTGGATTTTTCGAAGATACTGAAGTAACGTTTTTCACTTTTTTCTATAACGTTGAGATGAGTGAATTTGTCCAATGTGTAGCGGATAGCACGTTCCAGTCCAACCGCAGTAATCTCGCTTTTCACAAGATAGTCGGCTGCACCGGCCTGCATCGCTTCTTTATCGATATGATAATCCCCTTTGCCGGTAAACAGTATAACGGGGGCCTTATAGCCCAGATTGCGGAAATGGTGCAACACATCTATACCGGTGTGGCTACCCAGGCGGTAATCCACCAGATACAGGTCGTGAGTCCGGGATTCAATGACAGCCAATGCTTCCCTGTAAGATGATACCCATTGCAATATGTATTGATCGGGTGAAATATCCTGCAACAGAGCATTCACCAGAAAAAAATCATCCTCGTCATCATCAATCATCAAAATATGCGTCTTGCCGTTTATAGCCATATGCTCGGGAATAGTCCGCGTTATTAACCAATAATTATGCACCAATATACATCAGGTATCAATATGGGTGTCGGTATCTTTCAATACGATATTCCTGCGGGGCATAAACCATGCGGGTACCAGCGTCACCAGCAGGATGAAGAGAGAGATCAGGAAACCCTCGCGCAGCGCCAGGTGATGCGCACTCAGAGAAGGGCTCCCGGCCAGCACGTAGTTGTTGTAAGTCGTTTGTGTAACAATGGCAAGCACTGCTATACCGATAGCGCCGCCCACCTGTTGCATAAGTGTACTGATGGATGAAGCCATGGTCACTTCACTGGGCCTTACAGCACTAAGCGTGGCCGCATTTAATGGCGCCAGTAGCAGCCCCATACCAAAACCTCTCACCGTCATAGCAATCATCACATACCAGATATTGCTGCCCCTGTCAAGCAAAGAAAAAAGATACATGGAAACAGCCAGCAACATAATGCCCAGCATGGAGATCTCACGGGAACCGTGTTTATCGGACCACTTACCGGCAAAAGGCATCATGGCTGCCATAAAAACAGAGTTAGGCAGTATCAGCAGCCCCGACACCCCTTCTGAAAAACCCATCTGCTCCTGCAGCAGGAAAGGCATCAGAAACAGTCCACCAAACAAGGCCGCTGCCCGCGAGATAGTGACCAGTATACAACTCACAAAAGCATAATTGGTAAACAGATGCAGGTCAATGAGCGGAATCTGTTTGCCCCGGTCTATCAGGATAAAGAGCGCCAGCGCCACCACCGCCACGCCCAGCGTAGCCAGTATTTCAGGAGAACCGATACCCTTCACTTCAGCCCTGGCTACCCCATATTGCAGACATACCAGGAAAACAGTCAGGAAGGTAAAGCCCCAGATATCGAAAGGCAGCTTCAGTTTAGCCTGACTTCGCAGTACATTCAG
Encoded proteins:
- a CDS encoding sulfite exporter TauE/SafE family protein — protein: MTILSFTLILLAGAFLAGLLGSLTGLGGGVVIIPLLTLVFHVDIRYAIGTALIASIATSSGSASAYVKEGITNIRLGMFLEIATTTGAVIGALIAVFIPTNVVAIIFGSVLIFSAFMSLRKKTQAVSDEDVSKLARQLKLNGSYPSGGGVVSYKVRHVPGGYFMMMFAGVMSGLLGIGSGALKVLAMDNVMRIPFKVSTTTSNFMIGVTAAASAVVYLQRGYVSPGLCMPVVLGVLLGAFGGSRLLVKANTKWLRIVFSVVITFLAFQMIYNGSTGKL
- a CDS encoding CvfB family protein, which translates into the protein MIKVGEYNLLRVKKEADFGVYLEGVDQEILLPTRFVPDGTKIGDELEVFLYHDSENRLIATTQKPYGIAGDIVTLKAVSATRQGAFLDWGLMKDLFVPQSQQLTRMVPGQEYLVKIYIDEMTGRVAATEKFDRLLSNENISVKEMDQVDLIIYRRTDIGYVVIINNQHTGILHHNELFRSVEIGDKLKGFIRQIKDDKIDVILGQPGYKRVEDEGEKILRLLHENSGYLPYHDKSTPEEIQEFFGMSKKTFKMTIGNLYKQRKIIFTQTGFKEA
- a CDS encoding hybrid sensor histidine kinase/response regulator, whose protein sequence is MAINGKTHILMIDDDEDDFFLVNALLQDISPDQYILQWVSSYREALAVIESRTHDLYLVDYRLGSHTGIDVLHHFRNLGYKAPVILFTGKGDYHIDKEAMQAGAADYLVKSEITAVGLERAIRYTLDKFTHLNVIEKSEKRYFSIFEKSNDAILLADSEHKIVAANPAAMHLLRYEEVTLYNHYLSNLFANEDQIKAFIAQLCSDKGVVQQEYVFRTHQGQLLDVIVNASLLDEKKQLYLCIIQDVTERKRKEQEKQQHEKFAITGRIARLVAHEVRNPLTNILLAVSELKTAELTDTPDGHLYLDIMERNCHRINQLVTELLESTRMSELNMLPQGLNVLIEKTMQLAADRLQLNNILVIKRLEEPDRMIMADEDKLIIALLNIIINGIEAMKAGDGTLTIDSWYESDRVFVRIIDTGSGIPPENLAKLFEPFFTSKTKGTGLGLTATQNIILNHKGTVNVESKLGVGTSFLISFPVIR
- a CDS encoding MDR family MFS transporter, with protein sequence MRNVNRTGILIVIIMGTTMAGIDSSIVNISLPVMSRQFNCTLSEIEWVITVYMLSFSILMPLTSWLKNRIGFFNLYIGAVALFTFGSLLCALSTTLPSLLVGRVIQALGGGAMAPTSMAIISYVFPARVRGAILGWWGLGNLVGPAIGPTLGGILTQQFGWPSIFYINLPIGIITVFLSFKYLNVLRSQAKLKLPFDIWGFTFLTVFLVCLQYGVARAEVKGIGSPEILATLGVAVVALALFILIDRGKQIPLIDLHLFTNYAFVSCILVTISRAAALFGGLFLMPFLLQEQMGFSEGVSGLLILPNSVFMAAMMPFAGKWSDKHGSREISMLGIMLLAVSMYLFSLLDRGSNIWYVMIAMTVRGFGMGLLLAPLNAATLSAVRPSEVTMASSISTLMQQVGGAIGIAVLAIVTQTTYNNYVLAGSPSLSAHHLALREGFLISLFILLVTLVPAWFMPRRNIVLKDTDTHIDT